Proteins encoded in a region of the Naumannella halotolerans genome:
- a CDS encoding BCCT family transporter, which yields MSAPTEPAGPPTPEDDLREVLLSARTTEQVRSTALGRGKPRMDWVVFGVAAIASVLFVIWGIVGQDSLSSASSAAQGWVITNLGWFYVLAASVFVIFVLWLAVSKYGGVRLGADDEKPEFRTVSWIAMMFSAGMGIGLMFFGAAEPLSFFTTQIPPGTEGGTEAEAIRTAMATSLFHWGLHPWAIYAVVAIAIAYGAFRKGRRQLISAAFWPLFGRKSEGWFGKVIDCLAIFATLFGSAASLGLGALQIGAGIQFLGWVENPGVILLVGTIVVLTIAFIASAVSGIAKGIQWLANINMVLALALAIFVFVAGPTLLILNLLPTTLGEYLDQIIYMSSRTGADGGDAAEWLSGWTIFYWAWWISWTPFVGLFIARISRGRTIRQVVTGLLIVPTLVSLVWFSVFGGTAIDLERSGSSLLMDGEVQSDFVLFQLLENYPLASVTTVLVMILVAIFFVSGADAASVVMGGLSERGAEEPRRLTVVFWGAVTGAVAAIMLSISPGGDALSGLQNLTILVSLPFVVVMLLLCVALVKDLANDPWIARRRVADRLTEDAVVTGVTEHGPSFAVSLDKAESVVDHDDLTKSFVVDEYHHRLENGEELPDDEPTENTDPTDRPSGRSGTGPVGEHVAPGDPVPGPEDPDPKREA from the coding sequence ATGTCCGCGCCGACAGAACCCGCCGGCCCTCCGACACCGGAAGACGATCTACGCGAAGTGCTGCTCAGTGCTCGCACCACCGAGCAGGTACGTTCGACTGCCTTGGGCCGGGGCAAGCCCCGTATGGACTGGGTGGTTTTCGGTGTGGCGGCGATCGCCTCGGTGCTGTTCGTCATCTGGGGCATCGTCGGCCAGGACTCGCTGTCGAGCGCCTCCAGCGCAGCCCAGGGCTGGGTGATCACCAACCTCGGCTGGTTCTACGTCCTGGCCGCATCGGTGTTCGTGATCTTCGTGCTCTGGCTGGCGGTGAGCAAGTACGGCGGTGTGCGGCTCGGCGCCGATGACGAGAAGCCGGAGTTCAGGACGGTCTCCTGGATCGCCATGATGTTCTCGGCCGGTATGGGTATCGGCCTGATGTTCTTCGGCGCTGCCGAGCCGCTCAGCTTCTTCACCACCCAGATCCCCCCGGGGACCGAGGGGGGCACGGAGGCCGAGGCCATCCGTACCGCGATGGCGACCTCCTTGTTCCACTGGGGTCTGCATCCATGGGCGATCTATGCCGTGGTTGCCATCGCGATCGCCTACGGCGCCTTCCGCAAGGGCCGCCGACAGTTGATCAGTGCGGCCTTCTGGCCACTGTTCGGGCGCAAGTCCGAAGGCTGGTTCGGCAAGGTGATCGACTGCTTGGCGATCTTCGCCACCTTGTTCGGCTCCGCCGCTTCGCTGGGTCTGGGCGCGCTGCAGATCGGCGCCGGTATTCAGTTCCTCGGCTGGGTGGAGAATCCCGGCGTGATCCTCCTGGTGGGCACCATCGTGGTCCTCACCATCGCCTTCATCGCCTCGGCCGTCTCCGGTATCGCCAAGGGCATCCAGTGGCTGGCCAACATCAACATGGTGCTGGCGCTGGCGCTGGCGATCTTCGTCTTCGTCGCCGGCCCGACCCTGTTGATCCTGAACCTGCTGCCGACCACGCTCGGCGAGTACCTGGACCAGATCATCTACATGTCCAGCCGAACCGGCGCCGATGGGGGTGACGCCGCCGAATGGCTGTCGGGCTGGACCATCTTCTACTGGGCGTGGTGGATCTCCTGGACCCCGTTCGTCGGTCTGTTCATCGCCCGGATCTCCCGTGGCCGGACCATTCGCCAGGTCGTCACCGGCCTGCTGATCGTGCCGACCCTGGTGTCGCTGGTCTGGTTCTCAGTCTTCGGCGGTACGGCGATCGACCTGGAACGTTCCGGCTCCAGCCTGCTGATGGACGGGGAGGTGCAGTCCGACTTCGTGCTCTTCCAGCTGCTGGAGAACTACCCGCTCGCCTCGGTGACCACCGTCCTGGTGATGATCTTGGTGGCGATCTTTTTCGTCTCCGGCGCTGATGCCGCCTCGGTCGTCATGGGCGGTCTGTCCGAACGCGGCGCCGAGGAACCGCGGCGGTTGACCGTGGTCTTCTGGGGCGCGGTCACCGGCGCCGTGGCAGCGATCATGCTGTCCATCTCGCCCGGTGGTGATGCCCTGTCCGGTCTGCAGAACCTGACCATCCTGGTCTCCCTGCCCTTCGTCGTGGTGATGCTGCTGCTCTGCGTCGCGTTGGTGAAGGACCTGGCGAACGACCCGTGGATCGCGCGGCGACGGGTCGCCGACCGGTTGACCGAGGATGCAGTGGTCACCGGTGTCACCGAGCACGGGCCGAGCTTCGCCGTCAGCCTGGACAAGGCTGAATCGGTGGTCGACCACGACGATCTGACCAAGTCGTTCGTCGTCGATGAGTACCACCACCGCCTCGAGAACGGGGAGGAGCTGCCCGACGACGAGCCGACCGAGAACACTGATCCCACTGATCGACCTTCGGGCCGCAGCGGTACGGGCCCGGTCGGTGAGCATGTGGCGCCCGGAGACCCGGTCCCGGGCCCGGAGGATCCGGATCCGAAACGGGAGGCATGA